A DNA window from Salarias fasciatus chromosome 23 unlocalized genomic scaffold, fSalaFa1.1 super_scaffold_20, whole genome shotgun sequence contains the following coding sequences:
- the ephx2 gene encoding bifunctional epoxide hydrolase 2 — protein MAGQRKAVLFNFWGVVVSSRPDHVFHKLEELRNLPGGFLSGVASQEEGAVRRAEKGAITLSQMIPELEAACVKEAQVRGVTLPSDWSVTGLLDELEKAMADVQAAVLKTADRLRQNGLLTAVLANHWMDDRAAADGSARLLSVLGAHFDLVLQSCRSGHRVPEPAGFSAALQRLGVTSQQAVWLDADEAGVKAAEAAGMKAILVRSLDDALQKLSDSTGVQAVGAETPPRACSHGQVSHGYVDIKPGVRTHFVEMGCGPPVVLCHGFPESWFSWRYQIPALAAAGFRVLALDMKGYGESTAPPEIEEYSMEQMCKELVTFLDKMAIPQVTLVGHDWGGALVWTMARCLPERVRAVASLNTPMFLRDPSVNPAQQLLKNPVFDYQVYFQKEGVAEAELEKNLARTFKILFSRGSEREGRPSLTTKGVCDRGGLFAGLPEEIPRSSMLTEADLQYYISQYTKSGFRGPLNWYRNHEANWKWECSQPFDKILMPALMVTAGKDPVLSPALTHGMEEKCPNLTRGHLEDCGHWTQMDKPAETNDILISWLKETHGRTGTVAPRL, from the exons ATGGCCGGGCAGAGGAAGGCTGTTCTCTTTAACTTCTGGGGAGTCGTCGTCTCTTCACGGCCGGACCATGTTTTCCACAAGCTGGAGGAGTTGCGTAACCTGCCGGG AGGCTTCCTGTCCGGCGTGGCGTCCCAGGAGGAGGGCGCCGTGAGGCGGGCGGAGAAAGGAGCCATCACGCTGTCTCAG atgatCCCGGAGTTGGAAGCTGCCTGTGTGAAGGAGGCCCAGGTCCGAGGTGTGACTCTGCCGTCGGACTGGTCCGTCACGGGCCTGCTGGACGAGCTGGAAAAAGCCATGGCGGACGTCCAGGCCGCCGTGCTGAAGACCGCCGACCGTCTGCGGCAGAACG GGCTGCTGACGGCCGTGCTGGCCAACCACTGGATGGACGAcagggcggcggcggacggCTCGGCTCGCCTCCTGTCTGTGCTCGGGGCCCATTTCGACCTGGTCCTGCAGTCCTGCCGCTCCGGCCATCGGGTCCCCGAGCCGGCCGGGTTCAGTGCCGCCCTCCAGCGCCTGGGAGTCACCTCTCAACAA GCGGTGTGGCTGGATGCGGATGAGGCGGGGGTGAAGGCCGCCGAGGCCGCAGGGATGAAGGCCATCTTAGTGAGGAGTCTGGATGACGCTCTGCAGAAACTGTCCGACTCCACAGGAGTGCAG GCTGTGGGAGCGGAGACTCCTCCACGGGCCTGCAGCCACGGCCAGGTCTCTCATGGATACGTCGACATCAAA CCTGGAGTGAGGACCCATTTTGTCGAAATGGGCTGTGGGCCCCCGGTGGTGTTGTGCCATGGCTTCCCTGAGAGCTGGTTCTCCTGGAGGTACCAG ATCCCGGCGCTGGCTGCAGCGGGGTTCAGGGTGCTGGCTCTGGACATGAAGGGCTATGGAGAGTCCACTGCCCCTCCAG AAATCGAGGAATATTCCATGGAGCAGATGTGCAAG GAGCTGGTCACGTTTCTGGACAAAATG GCCATTCCACAGGTGACCCTGGTGGGTCACGACTGGGGCGGCGCCCTGGTGTGGACGATGGCGAGGTGTCTTCCAGAGAGAGTCAG GGCTGTGGCGTCTCTCAACACTCCCATGTTCCTGCGTGACCCTTCTGTCAATCCCGCACAGCAACTGCTCAAGAACCCGGTGTTTGACTACCAAGTCTACTTCCAGAAAGAG GGGGTAGCAGAGGCCGAGCTGGAGAAGAATTTGGCGAGAACGTTCAAGATTCTCTTCTCTCGAGGCAGCGAAAGG GAGGGACGTCCCTCTCTCACCACTAAAGGAGTGTGTGATCGAG GCGGTCTGTTCGCAGGTCTGCCGGAGGAGATTCCCCGGAGCTCCATGCTGACGGAGGCCGACCTGCAGTACTACATCAGCCAGTACACGAAGAGCGGCTTCAG GGGACCTTTGAACTGGTATCGAAACCATGAGGCCAACTGGAAGTGGGAGTGTTCTCAGCCCTTTGACAAG ATTCTGATGCCGGCGCTCATGGTGACGGCAGGTAAAGACCCGGTCCTGTCGCCCGCCCTCACCCACGGGATGGAGGAGAAG TGTCCAAACCTGACCAGAGGACACCTCGAGGACTGTGGACACTGGACTCAGATGGACAAACCGGCAGAAACCAACGACATCCTGATCTCATGGCTCAAAGAGACACACGGGAGGACGGGGACGGTGGCGCCCCGACTGTGA